In the genome of Dermacentor variabilis isolate Ectoservices chromosome 5, ASM5094787v1, whole genome shotgun sequence, one region contains:
- the LOC142582515 gene encoding unconventional prefoldin RPB5 interactor-like, with the protein MESEQMEKLRQSQLKGLRSCDAKLERWAQFERDYEALSERLRTLPDRVSHEVMVPLNSLAFMPGRIIHTNEVLVLLGDNWFAERSASQALGIAERRAEQCRKMQEGLKAEREQRTNWMKYTDELHRESGYVDIREPYDPAEESTWRERHRKSVRDHHTSKKAAAGQEHQSDTDVWKLLDRLELQEEQEEARTDISPEMSHDEVSRKVRWQDESSGHISFSYSSSDTCSATTASCSSDALLSPGDILRMFGGSEASVAKSILKNSLDVKPPTLPKASVSSPVVPALRERPKLKFDDAFTGNVVEHRTIAPSSTTIDFDVTDVELPAPLNKPSSLFRSRRVTKP; encoded by the coding sequence ATGGAGTCCGAACAGATGGAAAAACTTCGCCAGTCGCAGCTGAAGGGCCTGCGATCCTGCGACGCGAAGCTCGAGCGCTGGGCGCAGTTCGAGCGCGACTACGAGGCCCTCAGCGAGCGGCTGCGCACGCTGCCCGACCGTGTGAGCCATGAGGTGATGGTGCCTCTCAACTCCCTCGCCTTCATGCCGGGACGGATCATCCACACGAACGAGGTACTCGTGCTCCTGGGGGACAACTGGTTCGCCGAGCGGTCTGCGAGCCAGGCGCTGGGCATCGCCGAGCGGCGCGCCGAGCAATGCAGAAAGATGCAAGAGGGATTGAAAGCCGAGCGGGAGCAGCGCACCAACTGGATGAAGTACACTGACGAGTTGCACCGCGAGAGCGGCTATGTGGATATTCGGGAGCCGTACGACCCGGCTGAGGAGAGCACCTGGCGAGAGAGACACCGCAAGAGCGTGCGTGACCATCACACGTCCAAGAAGGCTGCCGCAGGGCAGGAGCATCAGTCCGACACGGATGTCTGGAAACTACTCGATCGCCTCGAGTTGCAAGAAGAGCAGGAGGAAGCCCGCACAGACATCTCACCCGAGATGTCGCACGACGAAGTCTCGCGCAAAGTTCGCTGGCAAGACGAGAGCAGCGGCCACATCAGCTTCTCTTACTCGTCAAGCGACACCTGCTCAGCCACCACGGCCAGTTGCAGTTCGGACGCATTGCTGAGTCCGGGCGACATCTTGCGCATGTTTGGTGGATCAGAAGCCAGCGTGGCAAAGTCTATACTGAAAAATTCTTTGGACGTGAAGCCGCCGACGCTGCCTAAGGCGTCAGTATCATCTCCTGTTGTACCAGCGCTGAGAGAAAGGCCAAAGTTGAAGTTTGATGACGCATTCACGGGAAATGTTGTGGAGCACCGCACTATTGCACCTTCGTCGACAACAATCGACTTTGATGTTACTGATGTAGAATTACCAGCGCCACTCAATAAGCCAAGTTCGTTGTTTAGGTCTAGGAGGGTAACAAAGCCGTAG